The following coding sequences are from one Alosa alosa isolate M-15738 ecotype Scorff River chromosome 3, AALO_Geno_1.1, whole genome shotgun sequence window:
- the LOC125291589 gene encoding zinc-binding protein A33-like, whose amino-acid sequence MASKLEEDLTCAVCCDIFKDPVLLTCTHSVCKACLQQFWESKGHRECPYCRRNPAASTSYQEIEEEEYPLNMALRNLCETFLQERSQRASAGSVVLCSLHSEKPKLFCLEDKQPVCLVCRDSRKHKNHTISPIDEAAIDRKEELKIKLQPLQKKLKTFEEVKLICDQTAAHVKTQTQNTEKQIKEEFENLHQFLQDEEAARIAALREEEEQKSQMMKEKIEKMSREISSLSDTIRAIEEEMGADDVTFLQNYKSTVERAQCTLQDPERVSGALINVAKHLGNLKFRVWEKMQEIIQYTPVTLDPNTAHPRLILSEDLTSVRRGDEEQQLPDNPERFDWAASALGSEGFNSGTHCWDVEVGESTWWIVGVKAESAQRKGAYGYVSGEWCVWYKDGAYRACAPPQPSTLLTVQQKLQRIRVQLDWDRGKVSFSDPDNNTHLHTLKHTFKERVFPCFNIPCKLSPLRMLPVKASVSVKQPSWS is encoded by the exons ATGGCTTCTAAACTGGAAGAGGATCTCacatgtgctgtgtgctgtgacaTCTTCAAGGATCCCGTGTTGTTGACCTGCACTCACAGTGTGTGTAAAGCCTGTCTGCAGCAGTTCTGGGAGAGTAAAGGACACAGAGAATGTCCCTACTGCAGGAGGAA cccagcagcctctactTCTTACCAagaaattgaagaag AAGAATATCCCCTTAACATGGCATTAAGGAACCTGTGTGAGACCTTCTTACAGGAGAGAAGTCAGAGAGCTTCAGCAGGGTCTGTGGTGCTCTGCAGTCTGCACAGTGAGAAACCCAAGCTATTCTGTCTGGAGGATAAGCAgcctgtgtgtctggtgtgtagAGACTCTAGGAAACATAAAAATCACACCATCAGTCCCATAGATGAAGCAGCAATTGACCGTAAG GAAGAGCTCAAGATCAAACTGCAGCCCTTACAGAAGAAACTGAAGACCTTTGAAGAAGTCAAACTCATCTGTGACCAAACAGCAGCTCATGTTAAG ACTCAAACCCAGAACACAGAAAAGCAGATCAAGGAGGAGTTTGAGAATCTTCACCAGTTTCTACAAGATGAAGAGGCAGCCAGGATAGCTGCACtgagggaagaagaggagcagaagagtCAGATGATGAAGGAGAAGATTGAGAAGATGAGCAGAGAGATCTCATCTCTTTCAGACACAATCAGAGCCATAgaagaggagatgggagctgatGATGTCACATTCCTACAG AACTACAAGAGCACAGTGGAAAG AGCCCAGTGCACACTGCAGGATCCAGAGAGGGTTTCAGGAGCTCTGATCAATGTGGCAAAGCACCTGGGCAACCTGAAGTTCAGAGTCTGGGAGAAGATGCAGGAGATTATACAATACA ctcCTGTGACTCTGGATCCCAACACTGCACACCCACGACTCATCCTGTCTGAAGATCTGACCAGTGTGAGACGTGGTGATGAGGAGCAGCAGCTTCCTGATAACCCAGAGAGATTTGATTGGGCTGCCAGTGCCCTGGGCTCTGAGGGCTTTAACTCAGGGACTCACTGCTGGGATGTGGAGGTTGGAGAGAGCACATGGTGGATTGTGGGTGTGAAGGCAGAGTCAGCCCAGAGGAAGGGAGCATATGGCTATGTGAgtggagagtggtgtgtgtggtataaAGATGGTGCATATAGAGCATGTGCTCCACCACAGCCCTCCACTCTCCTCACAGTGCAGCAGAAACTCCAGAGGATCAGAGTGCAGCTGGACTGGGACAGAGGAAAGGTCTCATTCTCTGACCCTGATaacaacacacacctacacactctcaaacacactttcAAGGAGAGAGTGTTTCCATGCTTTAACATTCCCTGTAAACTCTCTCCTTTGAGGATGTTACCAGTGAAGGCCTCAGTATCAGTAAAGCAGCCCAGTTGGAGCTGA